One window of the Planctomycetia bacterium genome contains the following:
- a CDS encoding N-acetyltransferase, which translates to MGKLNTATFTVRPAVASDVPAVYDLIKYHAQLGRMILRGYDEIYADLRSFMVAEAEGDILGCASVHIFWSDLAELKCVAVKEHQQRRGIGRSVVDACHKDLKRLGIKKAFALTGATDFFTKLGYQVVEKESLPRFIWGECVRCPSFPVCNEQALVFNLIV; encoded by the coding sequence ATGGGAAAACTCAACACAGCGACATTCACGGTTCGTCCTGCGGTAGCCAGCGATGTTCCAGCGGTTTACGACCTGATCAAATATCACGCCCAATTGGGACGAATGATTCTGCGCGGTTACGATGAGATCTACGCAGATCTGAGATCGTTTATGGTCGCTGAAGCAGAAGGTGATATTCTGGGCTGTGCATCAGTGCATATTTTCTGGAGTGATCTGGCGGAATTGAAATGCGTTGCGGTCAAAGAACATCAGCAGAGAAGAGGAATAGGGCGATCGGTTGTTGATGCCTGCCATAAGGACCTGAAGAGACTCGGTATCAAAAAAGCCTTCGCCTTGACCGGTGCGACAGACTTTTTCACCAAACTTGGATATCAGGTTGTTGAGAAAGAAAGTTTACCCCGGTTTATCTGGGGTGAATGTGTACGATGTCCATCGTTCCCGGTATGCAACGAACAGGCGCTGGTATTCAATTTGATCGTATAG
- a CDS encoding FAD-binding protein, which translates to MSLRVSNLRLGISADESELIEVLANSLGTRIDDLKPWRIIRKSLDARNPDDLSFVYAVEVNVHDEAALLKNSYGKSGIQVSRSVEQSFEFPHPGNQPLPHRPVIIGSGPAGLAAAYFLAEKGYRPLVLERGAPVSERIRDVRAFDEGGEHNPESNYLFGEGGAGTFSDGKLTCRMTGPDVFRILQLYAACKGKPSILYDHRPHLGSNRLPAVVKAMRQQIEAMGGSIQFHCKVEDILIERGTIKGVVSNSGFIPASIVVLAIGHSARDTYEMLYQRGIPLIQKPFQFGVRIEHPQENTNRHCYGKRKLEERIGSASFSVVQKSRSGLDLFSFCMCAGGYVMPSVSEPGAFCTNGMSMSKRDSPFANSGLVVTLDSSFFGSEHPLAGMYLQRQYESLAYELSRERYACPIQWGKDFLEDRTSNGKLPSSYPRETINAQLKTLLPSSISQVLSQALPIIDRRWNGQFLKEATLVGPEARGSAPVRIPRDELTRQVTGIEGLYPVGEGAGYAGGIISAAVDGLRTSKAIVARYAVTS; encoded by the coding sequence ATGTCGTTGCGTGTCTCGAATCTAAGACTTGGAATATCAGCAGATGAATCAGAACTCATCGAAGTTCTGGCGAATTCGCTCGGTACCAGAATCGATGACTTGAAGCCATGGAGAATCATACGCAAGAGTCTGGATGCCAGAAATCCGGACGACCTTTCATTTGTCTATGCGGTAGAAGTGAACGTACACGATGAAGCAGCCCTGCTGAAAAACAGTTATGGTAAATCAGGCATTCAGGTGTCCCGATCTGTTGAGCAGTCTTTCGAGTTTCCGCATCCTGGTAATCAGCCTTTGCCACACCGGCCAGTGATTATCGGTTCTGGTCCGGCAGGATTGGCAGCAGCCTATTTCCTGGCCGAGAAGGGTTATCGGCCGTTAGTTCTGGAACGTGGCGCACCTGTCAGCGAACGCATTCGTGATGTTCGGGCATTTGATGAAGGTGGTGAACATAATCCAGAGAGCAATTATCTGTTTGGCGAAGGCGGTGCTGGAACTTTCTCCGATGGCAAGCTGACCTGCAGAATGACAGGTCCAGATGTTTTCAGAATTCTTCAGCTCTATGCAGCATGTAAAGGCAAGCCGTCTATTCTCTACGACCATCGGCCTCATCTTGGAAGTAATCGGCTGCCTGCTGTAGTCAAGGCGATGAGGCAGCAGATCGAAGCCATGGGAGGCAGCATTCAATTTCACTGCAAAGTAGAAGATATCCTCATCGAACGGGGAACCATCAAAGGAGTAGTATCCAATAGTGGTTTTATTCCAGCTTCTATTGTAGTGCTGGCGATCGGCCATTCTGCTCGTGATACTTATGAAATGCTTTACCAGCGGGGAATTCCACTGATTCAGAAGCCATTTCAATTTGGTGTGCGGATCGAACACCCGCAGGAAAATACGAACAGGCATTGTTACGGCAAAAGAAAACTAGAAGAACGAATCGGTTCTGCCAGTTTTTCAGTAGTTCAGAAGTCGAGATCGGGACTGGATTTGTTCAGTTTCTGCATGTGTGCGGGAGGGTATGTCATGCCCAGTGTGTCTGAACCGGGAGCATTCTGCACCAACGGCATGAGCATGTCTAAGCGAGATTCTCCATTCGCCAACAGTGGTTTGGTAGTTACACTCGATTCATCCTTCTTTGGCTCAGAGCATCCGCTGGCCGGTATGTACCTGCAGCGACAATATGAATCGCTGGCATATGAATTAAGCCGGGAAAGGTATGCTTGTCCCATCCAATGGGGAAAAGATTTTCTTGAAGACAGAACGAGTAACGGCAAACTGCCAAGCAGTTATCCACGTGAGACCATCAATGCTCAGTTAAAAACGCTTCTGCCTTCTTCGATATCTCAGGTTTTGAGCCAGGCGTTGCCAATCATTGATCGACGTTGGAACGGTCAATTCCTCAAAGAAGCTACCTTGGTGGGGCCGGAAGCCAGAGGTAGTGCACCGGTCCGTATTCCGCGTGATGAACTGACGAGACAGGTAACCGGTATCGAAGGGCTGTATCCAGTAGGAGAAGGCGCTGGCTATGCAGGCGGAATCATTTCTGCAGCAGTTGATGGTTTACGTACTTCCAAAGCAATCGTCGCACGGTATGCTGTTACCAGTTAG
- a CDS encoding Gfo/Idh/MocA family oxidoreductase produces the protein MAVCALTSSSIGYAQNVSEIKVGIIGCDTSHVIAFTKILNSKQPLQEADGIRVVVAFPGGSPDLPDSQDRVAGYVAQLKNEFHVEIVDSIPALLGKCDAVLLESVDGRPHWEQVQPILAAGKPVFVDKPFAGSLVDAIRIAQLAEKTKTPVFSSSALRFTPGIAKARNDEKTGNVIGCLAYSPCAVNQYHPDLYWYGIHGAETLFTIMGKGCVSVQRTYTEGTDIVTGVWNDGRVGTFRGIRHGHKEFGALVFGTKGVHTTGGFTGYDPLVVEIARFFKTGKSPVPLSETIEILAFMNAADISKKNNGAVVLLSDVLERAKQQAAGK, from the coding sequence ATGGCAGTATGTGCTTTGACGAGCAGCAGTATCGGTTATGCCCAAAATGTGAGTGAAATCAAAGTGGGAATTATCGGTTGTGATACCTCCCATGTCATCGCATTCACCAAAATCCTGAACAGCAAACAGCCCCTTCAGGAAGCTGACGGTATCAGGGTTGTTGTCGCATTTCCTGGCGGCAGTCCGGATCTGCCCGATAGTCAAGATCGTGTTGCCGGATATGTGGCGCAATTGAAAAATGAATTCCATGTTGAAATTGTCGACTCTATTCCTGCTTTGCTGGGCAAGTGCGATGCCGTGCTCCTGGAGAGTGTTGATGGCAGACCGCACTGGGAACAGGTACAACCCATCCTGGCTGCTGGCAAACCAGTGTTTGTTGATAAACCATTTGCAGGTTCGCTGGTAGATGCTATTCGTATTGCACAGTTGGCTGAGAAAACCAAAACCCCGGTCTTCAGCAGTTCTGCACTGAGATTTACGCCAGGTATCGCGAAGGCAAGGAATGACGAAAAAACAGGTAATGTAATCGGTTGCCTGGCGTACAGTCCATGTGCCGTGAATCAATATCATCCCGATCTTTATTGGTACGGCATTCACGGCGCTGAAACACTTTTTACCATCATGGGAAAAGGATGTGTCTCGGTTCAGCGTACCTATACCGAAGGAACTGATATTGTCACCGGTGTCTGGAACGATGGACGCGTAGGAACTTTCCGTGGTATTCGCCATGGCCACAAGGAGTTTGGCGCATTGGTATTTGGAACCAAAGGCGTCCATACAACTGGTGGATTTACAGGGTACGACCCGTTAGTTGTCGAGATTGCCAGATTCTTCAAAACTGGCAAATCACCAGTGCCACTTTCTGAAACCATTGAGATACTGGCATTCATGAATGCTGCAGATATCAGCAAAAAGAACAACGGAGCCGTCGTCCTGTTATCTGATGTTCTGGAAAGAGCTAAGCAGCAGGCAGCAGGCAAATAG
- the pdxA gene encoding 4-hydroxythreonine-4-phosphate dehydrogenase PdxA, which produces MHALPRLLITLGDVAGIGPEVLLKSWTKSELFAYSQPVVVGDVEWLERLNEKYSIGIRINPITDLTSWPASNRNIMPCLQGTQVNLCEVTPGKAQAGAGQAAFDFLQLAIQQTQQKIADAIVTLPLHKEGLYLAGLDYPGHTEILADACHVKEYAMMLYAPASKHDLENTHLGLGVAHVTLHQSLRSIFDYITPANVLEKIVLTANIMKKLIGSQPRIGVCALNPHASDGGIFGNEEEKNIAPAVLKAQRQGITVSGPWPSDTLFKRAQRGEFDGIVAMYHDQGHIALKLISGFHLVNITLGLPIIRTSVAHGTAYDIVNDWIADPYSLQAAIEVACLLHQNRDV; this is translated from the coding sequence ATGCATGCATTACCGCGACTATTGATTACCTTGGGGGATGTTGCCGGGATTGGGCCTGAAGTATTATTGAAAAGCTGGACAAAGTCTGAACTGTTTGCCTATTCTCAACCGGTAGTTGTGGGCGATGTTGAGTGGCTTGAACGATTAAATGAAAAATACAGCATAGGAATCAGGATTAATCCCATTACCGATTTGACATCGTGGCCAGCATCAAATCGAAACATCATGCCGTGTCTACAAGGCACACAGGTCAACTTATGCGAGGTAACCCCTGGTAAAGCACAAGCTGGAGCGGGACAAGCTGCTTTCGACTTTCTTCAACTTGCAATTCAACAGACTCAACAAAAGATTGCGGACGCGATTGTCACGCTCCCTCTGCATAAGGAGGGGTTGTATCTTGCAGGATTAGATTACCCTGGACATACAGAAATTCTCGCTGACGCCTGTCATGTCAAAGAATATGCCATGATGCTTTATGCCCCTGCGAGTAAGCATGACTTGGAGAATACACACCTCGGACTTGGAGTCGCACATGTTACCCTGCATCAAAGTCTGCGATCTATTTTTGACTATATCACGCCTGCCAATGTACTCGAAAAGATTGTACTTACAGCGAATATCATGAAAAAGCTGATTGGCTCTCAACCAAGAATTGGAGTCTGTGCATTGAATCCCCATGCCAGCGATGGTGGGATATTTGGCAACGAGGAAGAAAAGAACATCGCTCCTGCAGTGCTAAAGGCTCAGAGACAGGGCATAACTGTCTCCGGCCCATGGCCCAGTGATACATTGTTTAAGCGTGCCCAACGGGGTGAATTCGATGGCATCGTAGCCATGTACCATGATCAGGGGCATATTGCTCTCAAGCTGATCTCCGGGTTTCATCTCGTCAACATTACTCTCGGATTGCCGATCATTCGAACCAGCGTGGCACACGGCACTGCTTACGATATAGTCAACGACTGGATTGCTGATCCATACAGCTTGCAGGCAGCTATTGAAGTGGCATGTCTTCTGCATCAAAACAGGGATGTATAA